The Microbulbifer sp. YPW1 genome contains a region encoding:
- the ccoS gene encoding cbb3-type cytochrome oxidase assembly protein CcoS, with product MDSIFLLVPIVILFVAGAVKLFFWAVNNGQYDDLETEGRRILFDDDAPRHTPPQGESTEHRDFEARADSGVDNVDGNR from the coding sequence GTGGACAGTATTTTCCTGCTGGTACCCATTGTCATTTTGTTTGTCGCCGGTGCGGTGAAGCTGTTCTTCTGGGCCGTTAACAACGGGCAGTACGACGATCTGGAGACTGAGGGACGTCGCATACTGTTTGATGACGATGCGCCGCGTCACACCCCGCCACAGGGGGAGAGCACCGAGCATCGGGATTTCGAGGCGCGCGCGGATTCCGGTGTGGATAACGTGGATGGAAATCGATAA